The following are encoded in a window of Pan troglodytes isolate AG18354 chromosome 4, NHGRI_mPanTro3-v2.0_pri, whole genome shotgun sequence genomic DNA:
- the MAT2B gene encoding methionine adenosyltransferase 2 subunit beta, with product MPEMPEDMEQEEVNIPNRRVLVTGATGLLGRAVHKEFQQNNWHAVGCGFRRARPKFEQVNLLDSNAVHHIIHDFQPHVIVHCAAERRPDVVENQPDAASQLNVDASGNLAKEAAAVGAFLIYISSDYVFDGTNPPYREEDIPAPLNLYGKTKLDGEKAVLENNLGAAVLRIPILYGEVEKLEESAVTVMFDKVQFSNKSANMDHWQQRFPTHVKDVATVCRQLAEKRMLDPSIKGTFHWSGNEQMTKYEMACAIADAFNLPSSHLRPITDSPVLGAQRPRNAQLDCSKLETLGIGQRTPFRIGIKESLWPFLIDKRWRQTVFH from the exons ATGCCTGAAATGCCAGAGGACATGGAGCAG GAGGAAGTTAACATCCCTAATAGGAGGGTTCTGGTTACTGGTGCCACTGGGCTTCTTGGCAGAGCTGTACACAAAGAATTTCAGCAGAATAATTGGCATGCTGTTGGCTGTGGTTTCAGAAGAGCAAGACCAAAATTTGAACAGGTTAATCTATTGGATTCTAATGCAGTTCATCACATCATTCATGATTTTCAG CCCCATGTTATAGTACATTGTGCAGCAGAGAGAAGACCAGATGTTGTAGAAAATCAGCCAGATGCTGCCTCTCAACTTAATGTGGATGCTTCTGGGAATTTAGCAAAGGAAGCAG CTGCTGTTGGAGCATTTCTCATCTACATTAGCTCAGATTATGTATTTGATGGAACAAATCCACCTTACAGAGAGGAAGACATACCAGCTCCCCTAAATTTGTATGGCAAAACAAAATTAGATGGAGAAAAGGCTGTCCTGGAGAACAATCTAG GAGCTGCTGTTTTGAGGATTCCTATTCTGTATGGAGAAGTTGAAAAGCTTGAAGAAAGTGCTGTGACTGTTATGTTTGATAAAGTGCAGTTCAGCAACAAGTCAGCAAACATGGATCACTGGCAGCAGAGGTTCCCCACACATGTCAAAGATGTGGCCACTGTGTGCCGGCAGCTAGCAGAGAAGAGAATGCTG GATCCATCAATTAAGGGAACCTTTCACTGGTCTGGCAATGAACAGATGACTAAGTATGAAATGGCATGTGCAATTGCAGATGCCTTCAACCTCCCCAGCAGTCACTTAAGACCT ATTACTGACAGCCCTGTCCTAGGAGCACAACGTCCAAGAAATGCTCAGCTTGACTGCTCCAAATTGGAGACCTTGGGCATTGGCCAACGAACACCATTTCGAATTGGAATCAAAGAATCACTTTGGCCTTTCCTCATTGACAAGAGATGGAGACAAACGGTCTTTCATTAG
- the MAT2B gene encoding methionine adenosyltransferase 2 subunit beta isoform X1 — translation MVGREKELSIHFVPGSCRLVEEEVNIPNRRVLVTGATGLLGRAVHKEFQQNNWHAVGCGFRRARPKFEQVNLLDSNAVHHIIHDFQPHVIVHCAAERRPDVVENQPDAASQLNVDASGNLAKEAAAVGAFLIYISSDYVFDGTNPPYREEDIPAPLNLYGKTKLDGEKAVLENNLGAAVLRIPILYGEVEKLEESAVTVMFDKVQFSNKSANMDHWQQRFPTHVKDVATVCRQLAEKRMLDPSIKGTFHWSGNEQMTKYEMACAIADAFNLPSSHLRPITDSPVLGAQRPRNAQLDCSKLETLGIGQRTPFRIGIKESLWPFLIDKRWRQTVFH, via the exons ATGGTGGGGCGGGAGAAAGAGCTCTCTATACACTTTGTTCCCGGGAGCTGCCGGCTGGTGGAG GAGGAAGTTAACATCCCTAATAGGAGGGTTCTGGTTACTGGTGCCACTGGGCTTCTTGGCAGAGCTGTACACAAAGAATTTCAGCAGAATAATTGGCATGCTGTTGGCTGTGGTTTCAGAAGAGCAAGACCAAAATTTGAACAGGTTAATCTATTGGATTCTAATGCAGTTCATCACATCATTCATGATTTTCAG CCCCATGTTATAGTACATTGTGCAGCAGAGAGAAGACCAGATGTTGTAGAAAATCAGCCAGATGCTGCCTCTCAACTTAATGTGGATGCTTCTGGGAATTTAGCAAAGGAAGCAG CTGCTGTTGGAGCATTTCTCATCTACATTAGCTCAGATTATGTATTTGATGGAACAAATCCACCTTACAGAGAGGAAGACATACCAGCTCCCCTAAATTTGTATGGCAAAACAAAATTAGATGGAGAAAAGGCTGTCCTGGAGAACAATCTAG GAGCTGCTGTTTTGAGGATTCCTATTCTGTATGGAGAAGTTGAAAAGCTTGAAGAAAGTGCTGTGACTGTTATGTTTGATAAAGTGCAGTTCAGCAACAAGTCAGCAAACATGGATCACTGGCAGCAGAGGTTCCCCACACATGTCAAAGATGTGGCCACTGTGTGCCGGCAGCTAGCAGAGAAGAGAATGCTG GATCCATCAATTAAGGGAACCTTTCACTGGTCTGGCAATGAACAGATGACTAAGTATGAAATGGCATGTGCAATTGCAGATGCCTTCAACCTCCCCAGCAGTCACTTAAGACCT ATTACTGACAGCCCTGTCCTAGGAGCACAACGTCCAAGAAATGCTCAGCTTGACTGCTCCAAATTGGAGACCTTGGGCATTGGCCAACGAACACCATTTCGAATTGGAATCAAAGAATCACTTTGGCCTTTCCTCATTGACAAGAGATGGAGACAAACGGTCTTTCATTAG